In one Micromonospora polyrhachis genomic region, the following are encoded:
- a CDS encoding BTAD domain-containing putative transcriptional regulator has translation MSLVRPRLMAAIGRQSTSPTLVVAPAGWGKTTLLAQYAAAFDGPVGWLRIEAADVQPERLTERLQSFVPNAPTNPTDSSHPGGPPPSLLVIDDLHLIEESAAERMLLHHLLDRTSPVRKVVIGSRRMPHLNLSRHELSEIDIVDAEQLRFRAWEVERLLREIYREPLPADDVAALSRRVGGWAAGLKLYYLSTHGHPLSERRRAVAALDGRSALSRAYLTRTVLAELPETLRRFLARTCVFDVLTGSRCDQLLGSTDSQLLLEQLEQRQAFTVTHDGGRTFRYHQVLRAHLVAGLVEELGESGARAWHARAAEILTEEGEVLEAARCSARAEDWTAVHQLLATAGARVADYGLDPWSDLLPSWFIAEDPWLVLAEGRHRINHGQLEAGIAALRRAEGMFGAEPERARCRTLRTMATAWLPDATPWRGHWSGWLRAATRRHPAVVAGEAELLPTPVAGLVGSFAHFLAGNVGEGRRLLHQVPQDDAGFVGLAGRLLLAACAAGAGEPYGPVGLADITVDAERAHQPWLGRLARAMAALDGTEASLKEAVAVTEECDRLGDRWGALFATALARLMQSLVGATDLDEATQLLARARALDSGVVAAWAQSLVALAAVQARLPDAEIEVRRAEGTARAAGVPGARVLALAAAACAGSADQLTAVYAAAAQAGLPETVVAAWTAGCAPADERASTSPADQTLLSICCFGGFRISLGGQDLDWSSIRPRARAVARILAMNAGRAIHRDKLVEALWPGVPPGAATRSLHVALSSLRRFFELNLPAATSERLLCRDGDAYLLAVPPDGYSDVAVFRAALKIARRTQHRQGAAHLDALRAVVDTYGGDLLPEDGPAEWVVSERETLRQQAADAAAALAQSELDGVPELLQPTGTAVESARRCVEIDPCHDAGWRLLIEAHRRAGNVAAAERARREYAQVLVSLGLDPVTGREPDRDTEIRYGQRIPPQRSPQSAPTAARTSTGRRS, from the coding sequence TTGAGCCTCGTACGACCGCGACTCATGGCGGCCATCGGCCGGCAGTCCACCTCGCCGACCCTCGTTGTCGCACCCGCCGGATGGGGCAAGACCACCCTGCTGGCCCAGTACGCTGCCGCCTTCGACGGTCCAGTCGGTTGGTTGCGGATCGAGGCAGCGGACGTGCAGCCCGAGCGGCTGACCGAGCGACTCCAGTCGTTTGTCCCGAATGCACCGACCAACCCGACGGACTCGTCGCACCCGGGCGGGCCCCCGCCCTCGCTGCTCGTGATCGACGACCTCCATTTGATCGAAGAGTCCGCCGCCGAGCGGATGCTTCTGCACCACCTGCTTGACCGGACCAGCCCGGTGCGGAAGGTGGTCATCGGTAGTCGGCGCATGCCCCACCTGAACCTGTCGCGGCATGAGCTGTCGGAGATCGACATCGTCGACGCCGAGCAGTTGCGGTTTCGGGCCTGGGAGGTCGAACGTCTGCTTCGCGAGATCTATCGGGAGCCACTGCCCGCCGACGACGTCGCCGCGTTGTCTCGACGGGTAGGTGGCTGGGCCGCCGGACTCAAGCTCTACTACCTGTCCACCCACGGCCACCCACTCAGCGAACGGCGGCGAGCCGTCGCCGCGCTGGATGGCCGTTCCGCCCTGTCCCGGGCCTACCTGACCCGTACCGTACTAGCCGAGCTGCCGGAGACCCTGCGTCGGTTCCTCGCCCGGACCTGCGTGTTCGACGTGCTCACCGGTTCCCGGTGCGACCAGCTACTGGGCAGCACCGACAGCCAGCTGCTGCTCGAACAGCTGGAACAGCGGCAGGCGTTCACCGTCACCCACGACGGGGGACGCACCTTCCGTTACCACCAGGTGCTGCGGGCCCATCTGGTGGCCGGCCTGGTCGAGGAGTTGGGGGAGTCCGGTGCCCGGGCGTGGCATGCCCGAGCCGCGGAGATCCTCACCGAGGAGGGCGAGGTGCTGGAGGCAGCCCGCTGCTCCGCGCGGGCCGAGGACTGGACGGCGGTGCACCAACTACTGGCCACAGCCGGTGCCCGCGTCGCGGACTACGGGCTGGACCCGTGGAGCGATCTGCTGCCCAGCTGGTTCATCGCGGAGGATCCTTGGCTCGTCCTCGCCGAGGGCCGACACCGGATCAACCACGGCCAGCTGGAGGCGGGTATCGCCGCGCTGCGTCGCGCCGAGGGGATGTTCGGCGCCGAGCCGGAACGGGCCCGCTGCCGGACGCTGCGGACGATGGCCACCGCCTGGCTGCCGGACGCCACACCGTGGCGGGGCCACTGGAGCGGCTGGCTCCGGGCGGCGACCCGGCGACACCCGGCCGTCGTCGCCGGCGAAGCGGAGTTGCTGCCCACGCCGGTGGCCGGACTGGTCGGCAGCTTCGCCCACTTCCTGGCCGGCAACGTCGGGGAAGGGCGGCGGCTGTTGCACCAGGTGCCGCAGGACGATGCTGGATTCGTCGGCCTGGCCGGCCGGCTGCTGCTGGCCGCCTGCGCCGCCGGCGCGGGTGAACCGTACGGCCCCGTCGGTCTTGCCGACATCACGGTTGACGCCGAACGGGCGCATCAGCCGTGGCTCGGCCGGTTGGCCCGGGCGATGGCGGCACTGGATGGCACCGAGGCAAGCCTCAAGGAGGCCGTCGCGGTCACCGAGGAGTGCGATCGGCTCGGAGACAGGTGGGGGGCCCTGTTCGCCACGGCGCTCGCCCGACTGATGCAGTCACTCGTGGGTGCTACCGACCTGGACGAGGCAACCCAGTTGCTGGCGCGGGCGCGGGCATTGGACAGCGGTGTGGTTGCCGCGTGGGCCCAGTCGCTTGTGGCCTTGGCCGCCGTACAGGCCCGGCTGCCAGACGCTGAGATCGAGGTACGCCGAGCGGAGGGCACCGCCCGAGCCGCCGGGGTGCCCGGTGCCCGGGTGCTGGCACTCGCCGCCGCAGCGTGTGCCGGATCCGCTGACCAGTTGACTGCGGTGTACGCTGCCGCAGCTCAGGCCGGGCTGCCGGAAACGGTGGTGGCGGCCTGGACAGCGGGCTGCGCCCCCGCCGATGAACGAGCATCGACCAGCCCTGCCGACCAGACACTGCTCAGCATCTGCTGTTTCGGCGGGTTCCGGATCAGCCTCGGCGGTCAGGACCTGGACTGGTCGTCGATCCGGCCACGGGCCCGGGCCGTGGCCCGGATCCTCGCTATGAACGCCGGTCGTGCCATACACCGGGACAAGCTCGTCGAAGCTCTGTGGCCCGGGGTGCCGCCCGGGGCGGCGACCCGCAGTCTGCACGTCGCCCTCTCCAGCCTGCGCCGGTTCTTCGAACTCAACCTGCCGGCCGCGACATCCGAGCGCCTGCTCTGTCGGGACGGCGATGCCTACCTGTTGGCGGTGCCTCCGGACGGATACAGCGACGTCGCTGTCTTCCGGGCCGCTTTGAAGATTGCCCGCCGGACCCAGCACCGCCAGGGCGCCGCCCACCTGGACGCGCTCCGCGCCGTGGTCGACACCTACGGCGGGGACCTGCTGCCGGAGGACGGCCCGGCCGAATGGGTGGTCAGCGAGCGGGAGACTCTGCGCCAGCAGGCTGCTGACGCCGCTGCGGCACTGGCCCAGTCCGAACTCGACGGCGTGCCGGAATTGCTCCAACCGACAGGTACGGCGGTGGAGTCGGCGCGTCGCTGTGTGGAGATCGACCCCTGTCACGATGCCGGCTGGCGGCTGCTCATCGAGGCACACCGCCGGGCCGGCAACGTCGCCGCGGCCGAACGAGCCCGGCGCGAGTACGCCCAGGTGCTGGTGTCGTTGGGGTTGGACCCGGTGACCGGCCGGGAGCCGGATCGGGACACGGAAATCAGGTACGGCCAAAGAATTCCACCTCAGCGATCGCCACAGTCGGCTCCGACTGCGGCCCGTACGTCGACCGGACGACGATCCTGA
- a CDS encoding adhesin gives MVILTENAVMVIRDLTAQENALPDGGLRISSDPAAGSLEIAVAEAPAQGDEVVDSSGARLFLDPAAARLLDDKALDAAVDEDGDVQFEFAEQPG, from the coding sequence ATGGTCATTCTGACGGAAAACGCCGTGATGGTGATTCGGGACCTGACCGCGCAGGAGAACGCGCTTCCCGACGGCGGCCTCCGGATTTCCAGTGATCCCGCCGCCGGATCATTGGAGATCGCCGTCGCGGAGGCGCCGGCCCAGGGGGACGAGGTGGTCGACAGTTCGGGGGCCCGCCTCTTCCTCGACCCGGCAGCAGCCCGCCTCCTCGACGACAAGGCTCTCGATGCCGCAGTCGACGAGGACGGCGACGTGCAGTTCGAGTTCGCCGAACAGCCTGGGTGA